Part of the Lotus japonicus ecotype B-129 chromosome 6, LjGifu_v1.2 genome, GTTGGACATGTGATTGCTGACATTAAATTTGATTCCATCCATGTTATCCAGTACTGCCTTGTCGCTTTGTTGGAATATCTTGACACAGTCTTTTACCTGATTAGTGATTACCATATAAGACTTATTCTTGTGTCTGTGTTATGTTCATTGGAAGAGCAATGATAAATGATTGAGTGAAGCGGAACGAGATTATCGAATGGAATAGTTTTACCAATATAGTTTTATTCACACCATAAGACACGGACTTCACCTtgcaataaatgaagaaaaatgagagataCTATGCGTGATGATATGATAGGAGTCAAGGTGATTGATAAGAAGAAATATagagtgaatttgaaatgaaagagaaagtgaagTGTAAATGAATCAAAACTCACTTTAGTTATATTGTTGGGTGAAGTTTAATGATTTACATACTGTTAACAACCACCACAAAATTCCTAACCTATATTAATCATGGAAGTGGGGaaataagtttaatttttatgcactgataatgtgaagagaaaaaaaaagctaGAAGAAGGCGTCTATCATGGAGAAGCTGACGGAAAATCAATTAAAGTAGTATGAACATATACAAGGAAGACCTTTTGAGGCGCCAATGAGAATGGTTGATaacatgatatttagtcatggGAAGAGGTAGAGGGAGCCAAAAAAAACTTGGGAATAACTATAAAAAGTTATCTCGTTTACAATCCCTCATAATCAGGTTTTCAATCGAGCTCAATGAGATAGAATTATTCATATAGCTGACCTCACTTAGTGGAATAATGTTTTTATTGTCGTTATCAGTGTAAAAACAATTTACATTGACACTCAGTCGTAAtatgtttgttattttcaaaattttgaattcGAGAAGACGCTACAGAGCATCGGTTCTCGAGACAAGAATATGTGAATCGAGTGTTATTAGAACCCAGCGCCTCGAAGCATGGTGAAAAGTGTAGAGCTAAACTAGAAAAGAAGTGTAATATTGGCTAAGAGATGGACGATCTTGGATCGAACAAGAGCGTACTCGAGAAGCCAAAGGGGTCGAGAAAAGGAAGGTCTAACACTTAAACAAATTTTGCCCAAGGTTAAGGGAGACGTATCTTAAGGAAAGTGGTTTGAAGGCAGTGTGTTGAAACTCAAAGACACGGTTAGAGGTCTTTGTGTTTCAGATCCCACTATCCCGTGATCCGGAAGTTTCGTGCACTAACACCACGTTGAAACTCAGACACGATTAGAGGTCTTTGTGTTTCAGATCCCAATATCCCATGATCCGGAAGTTTCGTGCACTAACACCACGTACTCACATAGCAAAGGTTACTTGACAAAGAAAGGAGACGACTAACTCAAAGCCAGGGTTGGTACTCAAGAAGATTGGTTTGAAGAGTTGCAAGGCAtgcctttatttttttttttgataatttggaGGGTCTGAGACCCGTTGCAAGGCATGCCTTAATACTATGAGAGAATTGCACCCGTATTTACACTTAAATCTAGCCTAGTTTTCCGGTTATGAATACTGAAAATAAATTTTCTGACGCAGAAGAGATAGAATGAGTCGGACGGGAGGGATACTGGGATAGAATGGTTAACACTAAATAAGGTGACATCCAATTGCACATGTAGATTATTTTTTATTGCCATGGATTGTGATTGAACCAGTTAAAATCGCTTCCCTTttaacatgtatatatgttcATAAGatcacataaataaataaataaataaataaaactgaGACACGACTTAGGTTGAAAGACTTGAAAGTGGTAATAAATTATGCTTCTATCCTCTTTTATAACTTGTTGAATTTCCTAACCTATATCTATATCATTTGATCTCTAGGTACAACAAAGGCCTCATCGCTTAAGTTTCATAATTCCcgcgtgaaaaaaaaaaattataggaaAAATGAATAATCAGTGCTTGCTAACCGTCTACAacaaggaaaaaaataattcatggCATGTATAATTAAACTAAAACatttagagtaaaatacactcaccccctcaagatttgcaagaatgacactccaccccattctttttaaaaatctacactccaccccattttttataaaggcaaattttagtgacgaaaacaaattcctcactactaaaaactaattactaattagtaaaaatttaaataaatttaatgcatatacactatcatacattaatttatgaaaataattttactgaattaaatttaaaaaaaccattcactctgtctgttaagtccacgtcccatctatctccaaatcatatttctcaccacaaacggccaccaccaagcctttactccctttaacacggctccactgtcccacaatgtgaaaccccatggcacctccatgcctcaaagttttgttgcgacctgaaccccagaacgtgaatcgcacatccctaaagccacttgttcaactacttcttgtgaatttcaccccttGAAGTTGTGAGCAaacgctctgttggtcttagatattgttggattttgttaaaaacgatgctctaccgcctcgttgggctctaataacctcagatccacttcatattttcataattttgtttctctattttcttcacccatttgtgttgcttttttggcctacaacccaattttgaaaattggaggtataaagagattattttgattaaaattgaattattaccaaatatgaaaacacaagcatgtttcactatattcgagatatggtttgtaaatcgggcaggtgtgctattgcataatttgcattatgaatttacggaggaaaaacgcgattgagagaatgaggaggattgtgatgttttcatttttaaatttattggattatattgatttttttttttgaaattattgattaacaatttaaataataactaattattaatgaaaaatatttttcgtcactaaatttgcctctatataaaatggggtgggatgtagattttagataagaatggggtggagtgtaattctaacaaaccttaaggggggtgagtgtactttactcaaaCATTTATGATGTGAATGGATGGTGAGTGAACTCACCTGAAAGCATTTATGTGTATCCTTTATACCCTGTCATTAAAGCATTTATGTGTatcattgtttttgtttttcaaattttgGGAATAGAAACTGGTTTGTATGATGTGAATGGATGGTGAGTGAACTCACCTGAAAGGGAAAATGATCAGGTCCACGAGCTGGGGCAGAATTTATCTGAACTGTGCCTGTCTCCATTGCATCACTGATCAATATTGCTTTGTTCACATCCTTTGTGAAGACACAACCCTACACAAGTTCAATGTGTTGAAACAAATCATCATAGACAAGTTCGCAAATGAAATGAATCTACTTTGTGCATGCTTGAAAATCCTTCTATAATTTATTCTGAAGTCAAACTCAATTCTAGAGAGAAGTTTCTGGGTGTCAGATTCTGATGAAAGAatagttgatccaaacatgtacAAAGTCAATGCTAAAATTCTACCTGAAGTCCAAAATTGCTAGAATTACAATGGTGGATCCCTTCTTCAATGGAATTGATCCTAATAACAGGCAAAACTGGTCCAAATGGCTCCTCCCATGCAATTCTCATATCAGGCCTAACATTATCAAGCAGCAAGGGCCAAATGAGATTCCCTTCCCTTCTATACACCTGGCAGAATGTTGCTCCTTTCTTTTTAGCATCCAAGACCAGGCCTTCAATGAAATTGGCTGAGGATTCTGAAACAACTGGGGTGATATCAGAGTTATCTTCTGGTGCTCCAACACTTAGTTTGGCCACCCTAGCCTTCACTTTCTCAACCAATTTATCAGCAACAGTTTCCATCACTAAGACAACCTTAACAGCTGTGCATCTCTGACCACTTTTGTAGATAAAGTGAACAACAAAACAAGTGGTTAATACATAAAAGAAATTCCTTTGGAATGGGAGTTAAATTAAAACACCAAAGTGTCACCAAAAGCCTGAGTATAGGGAAGAATTTAGTGTGATTTTCCTATGTCATAGCATTATGGAAAACAACGCTACATACTAACTAAGTATTGAGCACAAAGAAGCATGTAGTGTCATTGTTTGATGTGAAGTTGTGAACTGAGAATTCAAAATAACACACATAATATTGTCATTATCAAATCAATGCAAAATGGAGTATAATTATTAGAATTGTTGGATATCAAGAGCGTGAAAGTTTGCAGGACAAAACATCtgcaagctctgataccatctaGAACTTGGGGTAGAATTATACCTGACCAAAGTTCTAATAAAAATTCAACCCGTATCCCTTTCCCAAGAGAAGCAAATTCAGATATGCCATTCACCTGTATGAAAAGCCTCCTTTTATAATGTTTGAAGCCACCAAATCCAGGTCCGCATCCTCAAGTACAATGCAGGCATCCTTTCCTCCAAGCTCCATTTGCAAAGGAATCATGCCTGCCTTCTTTGAAATTGCAATACCAGTATCTCCACCAGTGAAGCTGACAGACAGATAAACAAAGGAAAAGTCAAAACTGACCAAATTGAAATAGGTAGGGGATATGAGGTACCATACCATCACATACATCATAAAACAATGAATAAACAATCACCTTATGCAATTCACTCCTGGATGCATAGTAAGGAAGTCACCAATTTCTGAGCCTTTGCCTGTGACACAACTTATTAGGCCTTTGGGAAAACCAGCCAGGTGAAAACAATGCACCATGTGAAGAGCAGAAACAGCTCCCTGAAATGCATCATCACAATGTTAAAAGATTGGAAGAaattaaaagatttaaaatCTTAGTAACAATCTGAACACTTATTGGTTCTTCCATTGAGGTTGACAACAAGTATTTCTAGCATCGCAGTAGCGAAGATTATGATACAAGTATTTTGTACAAGCCTGAATTTTGTGTTCTGGTAAAATAGTAGTTATCTTTTTTTTACAGATGGACACAATCTAGTGACTTGAGCTATTGGCTATTGATGTGAGAGTATAAACATTACCTGGGTTGGAGGCTTGAGCACAATTGAGTTTCCGGCGATCAGCGCAGGAGCAATTTTTGAGACAGCAAGGTTGACAGGATAGTTAAAAGGCGGGATAGCTAAAATCACTCCTAATGGAACCTGAAGAACCCATTTAAACCATATCATATTCCAAGAGAAATAATAAGGTATCAGATTGCTTGTCATAAAAGTTACTAAGATGATGAAATGTTATAAAATATTGGATTATATGCACTCAAACATTAGATCATGCGGAAGTTTGTAACTTCAAAAAAAAGTGCTGGCATGTTGAATTTTTAGAAGTTACAGTGTAGTAAAATGAGTTTCATACAGAATGTAAGTTCTGAAATTAACCTTTGATGTGAGGCAATATTTTGTCCTTTCATTTCCAGGAAAGCTATCTGACACCAAGAACTTCCCCTCTCCCAAAATTCTTACCCCCTCTTCAGCACAATAAGAAACCAGATCTCCTGACCTCACAACCTTTAtcaaaaacattaaatatttattattttcatgATTCAAATTTCTGATCCTAATCAAAATTTTCCTTAACCAATAACAACATGGTCTGCACCTCTGTAACTGCATCTTTGGCTGGCTTTGCTATTTCTTTGACCAGGCACTCAGCAATTGGATCTCTATGTTCTATGAGAATAGCAGCTGCCTTGTGTAGAAGCTCAGCCCGCTTCCAGAGCGGGGTCTTTGCCCATGACTTTTGTGCTGATTTTGCTGAATCCATTACCTTATTAACTTCTTCTTGTGAACAAGCTGCATCAATATCATTTCAGAGCCTATTACACTCAGCTATCTCTTGTTACTAATTTAAAAACTGAAGCTTACAGCATGTTTagatcaacttattttttctcagaatcaattctgaaacctaGAAGCTGCATAAGCTTCTCCGAAGAAGAAAGAATTAATTCTAGTTCTACTAtaaattgtagaaggatttccaaataTGCACTTAGAATATGCACAAACTTTATCAACATagagtgagaaaaaaaaaagtaattaactAGAATGTAGGACTTTAGATGCTAGAGAAAATGGTGTGTCATAACATCCTTTTGGTAGTTGATTACCTTGAACTTTGTATTGAGTCTTCCTAGTAGTGGGATTGATGATGGAAACACTTTTTCCTGAAGAAGATTTTGTCCATTCTCCACAAGAGTAGTACTTGTATACTTCACCATCCAAGATTTCAGCAAACAATCCAGTTCCAGCCATGTTCCAAATTATGCAAATTTTCTCTTTAGACCGAACGATTTATAATATAATGTGTTGAGAAAGAGAGAAGTATAAGgttaggaggaggaggaggtaaTGGTGAAGTGTGGTTTTGGTTATGTGAGACTGTGGGTGATGGTTTGGTGAGTGATCCTATGATGCGTTTGTTTATTATATAAAGGGAATGTGAGAACAAGGTATTAACTTGGGACGAACGAGGTTAGGTGGTTCAATTTCCAGCATGCCATGCAATGTAGGTGAGGTTTAAATATCTCAATCTCCATCTCCTTGTCCTATACTGACAGTGACACTATGTTAGGATGACTTTCACTCACAAAACAGTTAAACTTGTATCAAATGTTTGTTATATCCTCCCTTGAGAGAAAAGTGGCATGTATAGGAATGGAATTAAGAACAGAGAAGTGTACAAGCATGCTTTGAGAAGTTACGGCTAAGattaattttaatgaaaaataactTATCAAATTAATTAGTTGATGGTGATTTGTAtgcttttggagttggttgagGTAAACTGAAATATGAAACTTACATACACAATGGTGGTTTGTCACGAGAAAATTGAACCAATTTTTATCACGAGAAATTTTTGAAAGTTAATGAGTTAACATTTGCTAGGCTTTCTATGTTTATAACAAATGGACCACATAGACATTGGTTTGGTGTTTAAATCAAACAGCATTGCCTACCACTCGGACCCCTCAAGCTCATCCCATATTTTGGTCTAGAACTCATCGAAGTAGTGGTGGCCCATCTTTAGGATGACGATAAAAAGCAACTACAATTGGGTTTTTCCTTTTTCTAGTGTGACTTTTTCCCTTCTTTCCTCCTCACTGGCTTAGCCACCACCGGAATTCCCTGCCTCCGCTCCCGCTGCGGCCTTCCTGCACCCCTGCCGCCGTGTGTCTCTATTGGtggttttttgttatttttttctctctcgtGTTAGGCTTACAACATGTTTCATGGGTGATTTTAGTGCATGCTAACTAGGATGCATGCTATGTTGCACTGCTCTTTCTAGAGTTCGAGTCTCTTATTTTAGTGACGTTTAGCTTGGTGTTTGCCTTAATcttatcaacaacaacaaaaaaagggATGAAATTCATTAGCAAGGAATTCCTAGCCGTTAATGTGACACTAACAATCAATAGCCATAAGATGCATTCAGGGCATATAACCATAACTAGAACAGTTTAAAATAAGATCCCTTATTTTTGTCATGTTGTCATATAAAGTCAAATGCTTATAAAACTTTCTTTATAAGAATTTCATTCATGCAGCTATGttttaaatattttgatttgtctcTATAAAGCAAGCATGGTATGCTAGGTTGAGATGAGTTTGGCGCTCTTGAAGAactagaaaagaaaaacataagAGCTGAACACTCAATTGAATATAGAATTAGCACTAAATATACTACTAA contains:
- the LOC130722597 gene encoding NADP-dependent glyceraldehyde-3-phosphate dehydrogenase-like isoform X3, with the protein product MAGTGLFAEILDGEVYKYYSCGEWTKSSSGKSVSIINPTTRKTQYKVQACSQEEVNKVMDSAKSAQKSWAKTPLWKRAELLHKAAAILIEHRDPIAECLVKEIAKPAKDAVTEVVRSGDLVSYCAEEGVRILGEGKFLVSDSFPGNERTKYCLTSKVPLGVILAIPPFNYPVNLAVSKIAPALIAGNSIVLKPPTQGAVSALHMVHCFHLAGFPKGLISCVTGKGSEIGDFLTMHPGVNCISFTGGDTGIAISKKAGMIPLQMELGGKDACIVLEDADLDLVASNIIKGGFSYSGQRCTAVKVVLVMETVADKLVEKVKARVAKLSVGAPEDNSDITPVVSESSANFIEGLVLDAKKKGATFCQVYRREGNLIWPLLLDNVRPDMRIAWEEPFGPVLPVIRINSIEEGIHHCNSSNFGLQGCVFTKDVNKAILISDAMETGTVQINSAPARGPDHFPFQGIKDTHKCFQVIQMEKTSWACTVIIQVCLCFAFYIALNLGQPQKLVKTNASGHEPFDLYFISVRGGFRPHFQQFHLLKQMEKVARIYKASFVVSSSELGEDDPLMQNATQHFPSLRIPWYNTYTTAASKSEGQEAVCFEKKIKISNGKTLDVIGVDTQLLQDSVLRGSLSGNRNNKLHLLIRTLEANSSNWRIVVGYQPLIICGENNKEQMKKKQVFEYFHRMFLKFAVNVYLSGQDCTNHGNDGSVAYIGNPGLVEKEPYSIFLNGNSHYSR
- the LOC130722597 gene encoding NADP-dependent glyceraldehyde-3-phosphate dehydrogenase-like isoform X5 yields the protein MAGTGLFAEILDGEVYKYYSCGEWTKSSSGKSVSIINPTTRKTQYKVQACSQEEVNKVMDSAKSAQKSWAKTPLWKRAELLHKAAAILIEHRDPIAECLVKEIAKPAKDAVTEVVRSGDLVSYCAEEGVRILGEGKFLVSDSFPGNERTKYCLTSKVPLGVILAIPPFNYPVNLAVSKIAPALIAGNSIVLKPPTQGAVSALHMVHCFHLAGFPKGLISCVTGKGSEIGDFLTMHPGVNCISFTGGDTGIAISKKAGMIPLQMELGGKDACIVLEDADLDLVASNIIKGGFSYSGQRCTAVKVVLVMETVADKLVEKVKARVAKLSVGAPEDNSDITPVVSESSANFIEGLVLDAKKKGATFCQVYRREGNLIWPLLLDNVRPDMRIAWEEPFGPVLPVIRINSIEEGIHHCNSSNFGLQGCVFTKDVNKAILISDAMETGTVQINSAPARGPDHFPFQGIKDTHKCFQVSSLTIHSHHKCLSKVHSPPLRPKKQHKWVKKIEKQNYENMKWI
- the LOC130722597 gene encoding NADP-dependent glyceraldehyde-3-phosphate dehydrogenase-like isoform X1; its protein translation is MAGTGLFAEILDGEVYKYYSCGEWTKSSSGKSVSIINPTTRKTQYKVQACSQEEVNKVMDSAKSAQKSWAKTPLWKRAELLHKAAAILIEHRDPIAECLVKEIAKPAKDAVTEVVRSGDLVSYCAEEGVRILGEGKFLVSDSFPGNERTKYCLTSKVPLGVILAIPPFNYPVNLAVSKIAPALIAGNSIVLKPPTQGAVSALHMVHCFHLAGFPKGLISCVTGKGSEIGDFLTMHPGVNCISFTGGDTGIAISKKAGMIPLQMELGGKDACIVLEDADLDLVASNIIKGGFSYSGQRCTAVKVVLVMETVADKLVEKVKARVAKLSVGAPEDNSDITPVVSESSANFIEGLVLDAKKKGATFCQVYRREGNLIWPLLLDNVRPDMRIAWEEPFGPVLPVIRINSIEEGIHHCNSSNFGLQGCVFTKDVNKAILISDAMETGTVQINSAPARGPDHFPFQGIKDTHKCFQVIQMEKTSWACTVIIQVCLCFAFYIALNLGQPQKLVKTNASGHEPFDLYFISVRGGFRPHFQQFHLLKQMEKVARIYKASFVVSSSELGEDDPLMQNATQHFPSLRIPWYNTYTTAASKSEGQEAVCFEKKIKISNGKTLDVIGVDTQLLQDSVLRGSLSGNRNNKLHLLIRTLEANSSNWRIVVGYQPLIICGENNKEQMKKKQVFEYFHRMFLKFAVNVYLSGQDCTNHGNDGSVAYIGNPGLVEKEPYSIFLNGNSHYSRELANGFLLHRVSSMQIVTYYINLVGEVAFKNVLQQKGTDVM
- the LOC130722597 gene encoding NADP-dependent glyceraldehyde-3-phosphate dehydrogenase-like isoform X2, producing the protein MAGTGLFAEILDGEVYKYYSCGEWTKSSSGKSVSIINPTTRKTQYKVQACSQEEVNKVMDSAKSAQKSWAKTPLWKRAELLHKAAAILIEHRDPIAECLVKEIAKPAKDAVTEVVRSGDLVSYCAEEGVRILGEGKFLVSDSFPGNERTKYCLTSKVPLGVILAIPPFNYPVNLAVSKIAPALIAGNSIVLKPPTQGAVSALHMVHCFHLAGFPKGLISCVTGKGSEIGDFLTMHPGVNCISFTGGDTGIAISKKAGMIPLQMELGGKDACIVLEDADLDLVASNIIKGGFSYSGQRCTAVKVVLVMETVADKLVEKVKARVAKLSVGAPEDNSDITPVVSESSANFIEGLVLDAKKKGATFCQVYRREGNLIWPLLLDNVRPDMRIAWEEPFGPVLPVIRINSIEEGIHHCNSSNFGLQGCVFTKDVNKAILISDAMETGTVQINSAPARGPDHFPFQVIQMEKTSWACTVIIQVCLCFAFYIALNLGQPQKLVKTNASGHEPFDLYFISVRGGFRPHFQQFHLLKQMEKVARIYKASFVVSSSELGEDDPLMQNATQHFPSLRIPWYNTYTTAASKSEGQEAVCFEKKIKISNGKTLDVIGVDTQLLQDSVLRGSLSGNRNNKLHLLIRTLEANSSNWRIVVGYQPLIICGENNKEQMKKKQVFEYFHRMFLKFAVNVYLSGQDCTNHGNDGSVAYIGNPGLVEKEPYSIFLNGNSHYSRELANGFLLHRVSSMQIVTYYINLVGEVAFKNVLQQKGTDVM
- the LOC130722597 gene encoding NADP-dependent glyceraldehyde-3-phosphate dehydrogenase-like isoform X4; its protein translation is MAGTGLFAEILDGEVYKYYSCGEWTKSSSGKSVSIINPTTRKTQYKVQACSQEEVNKVMDSAKSAQKSWAKTPLWKRAELLHKAAAILIEHRDPIAECLVKEIAKPAKDAVTEVVRSGDLVSYCAEEGVRILGEGKFLVSDSFPGNERTKYCLTSKVPLGVILAIPPFNYPVNLAVSKIAPALIAGNSIVLKPPTQGAVSALHMVHCFHLAGFPKGLISCVTGKGSEIGDFLTMHPGVNCISFTGGDTGIAISKKAGMIPLQMELGGKDACIVLEDADLDLVASNIIKGGFSYSGQRCTAVKVVLVMETVADKLVEKVKARVAKLSVGAPEDNSDITPVVSESSANFIEGLVLDAKKKGATFCQVYRREGNLIWPLLLDNVRPDMRIAWEEPFGPVLPVIRINSIEEGIHHCNSSNFGLQGCVFTKDVNKAILISDAMETGTVQINSAPARGPDHFPFQGIKDTHKCFQVIQMEKTSWACTVIIQVCLCFAFYIALNLGQPQKLVKTNASGHEPFDLYFISVRGGFRPHFQQFHLLKQMEKVARIYKASFVVSSSELGEDDPLMQNISNCKCCRGCVIRLLNIFHH